The Arvicanthis niloticus isolate mArvNil1 chromosome 2, mArvNil1.pat.X, whole genome shotgun sequence genome includes a window with the following:
- the LOC117703719 gene encoding olfactory receptor 1165-like: MQHQVNQSTGVLLVFVGFSEYPNLQVPLFLIFLIIYTITVLENLGMIFVIRINAKLHTPMYFFLSHLSFVDLCYTTVIAPKLLDLLITEDRSMSLKGCIIQFYFGCACVVTQTFMLAVMAYDRFVAICNPLLYTVAMSRRLCALLVTGTYLWGGLCATTLTYFLLALSYCRSTIINHFCCEYSAIISAACSDSSFSQIACLLICMFNEICSLFIIIVSYVVIFITVIKIPTKGALQKALSTCAPHLTAISFCHGIILLLYCVLKSKSSLLLVKIVTVFYSMVIPMLNPLIYSLRNKDVKETVRKLIHIKFLSQSL; encoded by the coding sequence ATGCAACATCAAGTGAATCAGAGTACTGGAGTCTTACTTGTCTTCGTAGGATTCTCAGAGTATCCGAACTTACAGGTGCCTTTATTCCTAATCTTTTTGATTATATACACCATTACTGTTTTGGAAAATCTAGGTATGATTTTTGTCATCAGGATCAATGCAAAACTCCATACTCCTATGTACTTTTTTCTCAGCCATTTATCCTTTGTTGATCTTTGTTATACCACTGTTATTGCACCAAAACTGTTAGACCTTCTGATAACAGAGGACAGATCTATGTCCCTCAAAGGATGCATAATCCAGTTTTACTTTGGCTGTGCTTGTGTGGTTACCCAAACATTTATGTTAGCAGTAATGGCCTATGACCGCTTTGTGGCCATATGTAACCCTCTGCTCTACACAGTGGCTATGTCCCGTAGGCTCTGTGCACTACTAGTAACTGGAACTTACCTATGGGGTGGcctctgtgccaccacactgACATACTTTCTTTTGGCACTATCTTACTGTAGATCAACCATCATTAACCACTTTTGCTGTGAGTACTCTGCCATAATTTCTGCAGCATGTTCTGATTCTTCTTTCAGCCAGATAGCTTGTTTGTTAATTTGTATGTTCAATGAGATTTGCAGCCTCTTTATCATCATTGTCTCCTATGTTGTCATATTCATCACTGTCATCAAGATTCCCACTAAAGGAGCACTACAAAAAGCTTTATCCACCTGTGCCCCTCACCTGACTGCCATCTCTTTCTGCCATGGGATTATTCTCCTTCTATACTGTGTGCTCAAGTCAAAGAGTTCACTGCTTCTTGTTAAAATAGTCACTGTATTTTATAGCATGGTCATCCCTATGCTTAATCCTCTTATATACAGTCTAAGAAATAAGGATGTAAAAGAGACTGTGAGGAAGTTAATTCATATAAAATTCCTTTCTCAGTCATTATAG
- the LOC117703178 gene encoding olfactory receptor 5D13-like translates to MNTSKFSALWDRENQTYSVVFILLGFSEYPDLQVPLFLMFLIIYTITVLGNLGMISIIRINTKLSNTPMYFFLSHLSFVDFCYSTVVTPKLLENLIIKDRTISFSGCIMQFFFACTFVVTETYMLAVMAYDRFVAVCNPLLYTVVMSPKLCSFLVGASYSWGLICSLTLTYFLLRLSFQGINVINNFVCEHAAIVAVSCSDPYISQEIIFVSATFNEISSLIIILTSYVFIFITVMKMPSFGSRSKAFSTCASLLTAIIIFHGTILFLYCVPNTKSSWLMVKVASVFYTVFIPMLNPLIYSLRNKDVKESVRKLVTKSL, encoded by the exons ATGAATACATCAAAATTTTCTGCTTTGTG GGACCGAGAAAACCAGACTTATTCAGTGGTCTTCATTCTCTTGGGCTTCTCTGAATACCCGGACCTGCAGGTGCCCCTGTTTCTCATGTTTCTGATCATATACACAATCACTGTGCTGGGGAACCTGGGCATGATTAGCATCATTAGGATCAATACAAAGCTCAGCAATACccccatgtactttttccttAGTCACCTTTCCTTTGTGGATTTTTGTTACTCTACTGTTGTAACACCCAAACTGTTAGAAAACTTGATCATAAAAGACAGAACCATCTCTTTCTCAGGCTGCATTATGCAGTTCTTCTTTGCATGTACATTTGTGGTGACTGAAACATACATGTTGGCAGTGATGGCCTATGACAGATTTGTTGCAGTGTGTAATCCTCTACTCTACACTGTTGTGATGTCCCCAAAGCTGTGTTCCTTTTTAGTGGGTGCATCATACTCTTGGGGTTTAATCTGTTCCCTGACACTTACTTACTTTTTGCTGAGATTATCCTTTCAAGGCATTAATGTCATTAATAACTTTGTATGTGAGCATGCTGCTATTGTGGCTGTATCCTGTAGTGACCCTTACATTAGTCAGGAGATTATTTTTGTCTCTGCAACATTTAATGAAATAAGCAGCCTGATTATTATTCTTACTTCCTATGTTttcatcttcatcactgtcaTGAAGATGCCTTCCTTTGGGAGCCGTAGTAAAGCGTTCTCTACATGTGCCTCCCTCCTGACTGCCATTATTATTTTCCATGGGACAATTCTTTTTCTCTACTGTGTACCTAACACAAAGAGCTCTTGGCTCATGGTCAAGGTGGCCTCAGTGTTTTATACAGTATTTATCCCTATGTTAAACCCCCTGATCTATAGTCTCAGAAACAAAGATGTCAAGGAGTCAGTCAGAAAGTTGGTGACCAAATCTTTATAA